The Lycium barbarum isolate Lr01 chromosome 9, ASM1917538v2, whole genome shotgun sequence genome has a segment encoding these proteins:
- the LOC132612350 gene encoding uncharacterized protein LOC132612350 has translation MMANSGQNLGRGQLYLATHRNEDRSHVNEAAKEICEKIEQAMTQSTTDESEISPNDVVGKVLGKDHSGRVRCLGLGVVPSRAFKQTRPRYSDLNASSYNNGSCSSQWQEKYNQMLSAHNKSQDSLNFLMNAHTEMVSAFKMYMIRKEGRIPKEFAGIFVSTTPPSTPSDAASGHTSPTNVRRSFGGSNRNGNQ, from the exons ATG ATGGCTAATAGCGGACAAAATCTTGGACGAGGTCAACTTTATCTTGCTACTCATAGGAATGAAGATAGATCACATGTTAATGAGGCAGCAAAAGAGATATGT GAAAAAATTGAGCAAGCCATGACTCAAAGCACCACAGATGAGTCCGAGATTTCGCCAAATGATGTCGTCGGAAAGGTACTAGGAAAAGACCATTCTGGACGGGTAAGGTGCTTGGGATTAGGAGTCGTCCCAAGTAGAGCTTTTAAACAAACAAGACCCCGTTATAGTGATTTGAATGCTTCAAGTTACAATAATGGTTCATGTTCTTCGCAATGGCAAGAGAAGTACAATCAGATGTTGAGTGCTCACAACAAAAGCCAagacagcctcaattttctgatgAATGCTCACACTGAAATGGTGAGCGCTTTCAAGATGTATATGATAAGGAAAGAAGGGAGAATACCTAAAGAATTTGCTGGgatctttgtttctactactccTCCTTCAACG CCAAGTGATGCAGCTAGTGGACACACTTCACCCACGAACGTAAGAAGATCATTTGGTGGCAGTAATCGTAATGGCAACCAATGA
- the LOC132612246 gene encoding uncharacterized protein LOC132612246 codes for MDLDLALRTNSPPPLTDKSTSNEKREMERWERSNRMCMMIMKKAIPESLRGTMSDKVKTAKEFIAEIEKVFVKSEKDEIGTLLTSLTSMRYQGKGNIRECIMQMSHLASKLKALKLELSEDLLVHLVLISLPS; via the coding sequence ATGGATCTCGACCTTGCGTTAAGGACTAACTCTCCACCACCTCTTACAGACAAGAGTACCTCTAATGAAAAGAGGGAGATGGAAAGGTGGGAGAGATCAAATCGCATGTGTATGATGATCATGAAGAAGGCCATTCCAGAATCATTAAGGGGCACTATgtctgacaaggttaagacggcTAAGGAATTTATTGCTGAAATTGAAAAAGTATTTGTCAAGAGTGAAAAGGATGAAATTGGTACACTTTTGACAAGTCTGACTTCAATGAGATACCAAGGAAAAGGTAACATCAGGGAGTGCATCATGCAGATGTCTCATCTTGCTTCAAAGTTGAAAGCACTTAAGCTGGAACTCTCTGAGGACTTGCTAGTGCATCTGGTTTTAATATCCCTTCCATCATAG